A region from the Pontixanthobacter aestiaquae genome encodes:
- a CDS encoding integration host factor subunit beta, with the protein MIRSELLQALAKDNPDLRAEEVEQVVDIFFDEITKRLAEGGRVELRGFGAFSTREREARTGRNPRTGETVQVPAKRVPYFKPGKEMRERLNPAS; encoded by the coding sequence ATGATACGGTCAGAACTTTTGCAGGCCTTGGCTAAGGACAATCCCGATCTTCGCGCGGAGGAGGTCGAGCAGGTCGTCGACATTTTCTTTGACGAAATTACCAAACGCCTGGCTGAGGGCGGCCGTGTGGAACTACGCGGCTTCGGCGCGTTCTCGACCCGTGAACGCGAAGCGCGCACCGGACGTAATCCGCGCACGGGTGAAACCGTCCAAGTTCCTGCGAAACGTGTGCCCTATTTCAAGCCGGGCAAAGAAATGCGTGAACGCTTAAATCCGGCGTCCTAA
- a CDS encoding PilZ domain-containing protein, translated as MKSSPEMPQGPEMSIDVEPRAAPRFTLLIRTAKLIIDDQQFLCVVRDISATGFSIRSFHPINKCDRIAIELQSGDCYPASMVWQRDGEAGFEFHTPIEVDAIVMGLSDYPKRDLRFDLKLPVTLQAHGMRLKANLANLSRQGGNVHCSSKLSIDQLIRIEAPGMPEIEARVRWRKDGVYGLVFDTTFSLANLALLIRDLNLRSKLGSKIARACPPPTAGAIGQ; from the coding sequence ATGAAAAGCAGCCCGGAAATGCCGCAAGGTCCGGAAATGTCGATAGACGTGGAGCCGCGCGCGGCGCCGCGCTTCACTTTGCTTATCCGTACCGCAAAGCTGATCATTGATGACCAGCAATTCCTGTGCGTGGTGCGCGATATCTCTGCCACTGGCTTCAGTATCCGCAGCTTCCATCCGATAAACAAGTGCGACCGGATCGCGATCGAACTGCAATCGGGCGATTGCTATCCGGCCAGCATGGTCTGGCAGCGTGACGGTGAAGCAGGGTTCGAGTTTCATACCCCAATCGAGGTTGACGCGATTGTGATGGGGCTGAGCGACTATCCCAAACGTGATTTGCGCTTTGATCTCAAACTTCCTGTGACCCTTCAGGCCCATGGGATGCGGCTGAAGGCTAATCTCGCCAATCTCTCGCGCCAAGGCGGAAATGTTCACTGCAGCAGTAAGCTTTCGATCGACCAGTTGATCCGTATCGAAGCGCCTGGAATGCCGGAGATTGAAGCACGCGTAAGGTGGAGAAAAGACGGTGTTTATGGCCTCGTATTCGACACCACATTCTCACTCGCCAATCTCGCATTGTTGATCCGCGATCTGAATCTACGGAGCAAATTGGGCAGTAAAATAGCCCGAGCATGTCCGCCGCCGACAGCTGGAGCAATCGGCCAATAG
- the msrB gene encoding peptide-methionine (R)-S-oxide reductase MsrB, producing MSDLKTPSRRSFIAWLSAGAAVPVLTACGSAPAEARNFPVKLTNAQWRGKLTKAEYYVLREAGTERPFSSPLDKEKRKGTFVCAGCKNRLYSSSTKYDSKTGWPSFWKPLPGAIVTQTDYKIGYPRTEVLCADCGGHLGHVFSDGPKPTGKRYCMNGVAMDFIAA from the coding sequence ATGTCCGACCTGAAAACGCCGAGCCGCCGATCGTTTATTGCATGGCTGTCTGCGGGCGCGGCAGTGCCAGTGTTGACCGCTTGCGGCAGTGCCCCGGCTGAAGCGAGGAACTTCCCGGTCAAGCTGACCAATGCGCAGTGGCGCGGCAAGCTGACCAAAGCCGAATATTACGTGCTGCGCGAAGCGGGCACAGAACGCCCATTCTCTTCGCCGCTCGACAAGGAGAAGCGCAAAGGCACATTTGTATGTGCGGGCTGCAAAAACCGGCTGTATTCGTCCTCCACCAAATATGACAGCAAGACCGGCTGGCCCAGTTTCTGGAAGCCATTACCCGGCGCCATCGTCACGCAGACCGACTACAAAATCGGTTATCCACGCACCGAAGTGCTATGCGCTGATTGCGGGGGCCATTTGGGGCATGTGTTCAGCGATGGGCCAAAACCAACCGGAAAACGCTATTGCATGAACGGCGTCGCGATGGATTTCATCGCCGCTTAA
- a CDS encoding NAD(P)/FAD-dependent oxidoreductase: MTDTAAKDLNVDVAIIGAGPAGLTAGYLLTKQGKTVAIIEKDETYVGGISRTVEHEGYRFDIGGHRFFSKSQQVVDLWNEILPDDFIQRPRMSRIYYEGKFYSYPLRAFEALHNLGILRSTACMVSYLRYKLFPIAEVKSFEDWTTNQFGKKLYSIFFKTYTEKVWGMPCDEMSADWAAQRIKGLSLWSAVVDGLKRSMGLNKKPNDGQAAKTLLETFRYPRLGPGMMWDAARDKIIAAGGTIVMGHGLEQLASDGNGGWRMSATSKDGGKIVIKAKDAISSAPMRELAARLHPLPDTTLNASNLKYRDFLTVALKIKSEDLFPDNWIYIHDDKVQVGRVQNFRSWSPEMVPDEDVACVGLEYFCFEGDGLWASDDDDLIELAKQEMEILGLCDPKDVVGGAVVRQEKAYPVYDEDYAANVEAMRAELEEKFPTLHLVGRNGMHRYNNQDHAMMTAMLTTENIVAGKRLYDTWCVNEDAEYHEAGDEGAEKAIPARETSDDTDSKGITEDQAAALNSLRGVPERIKPDNAAGDQGRKVA; encoded by the coding sequence ATGACTGACACTGCAGCCAAGGATCTTAACGTCGATGTCGCCATCATCGGGGCAGGTCCAGCAGGTCTGACCGCAGGATATTTGCTGACCAAGCAGGGCAAGACGGTCGCAATTATCGAAAAAGACGAAACCTATGTTGGCGGCATCAGCCGAACGGTCGAGCATGAAGGCTACCGCTTCGACATTGGCGGGCACCGCTTCTTTTCAAAGAGCCAGCAGGTTGTCGATCTGTGGAATGAAATCCTTCCTGACGACTTCATCCAGCGCCCGCGGATGAGCCGCATCTATTATGAAGGCAAATTCTACAGCTATCCGCTGCGTGCATTCGAAGCGCTACACAATCTGGGTATCCTTCGCTCGACGGCCTGTATGGTCAGCTATCTGCGTTACAAGCTGTTCCCGATCGCCGAAGTGAAGAGCTTTGAAGACTGGACTACCAACCAGTTCGGCAAGAAACTTTATTCGATCTTTTTCAAGACCTACACCGAGAAGGTTTGGGGCATGCCATGCGACGAAATGAGCGCCGATTGGGCCGCCCAGCGGATCAAAGGCCTGTCGCTATGGAGTGCGGTTGTCGATGGCTTGAAGCGCTCGATGGGATTGAACAAGAAACCCAATGATGGCCAGGCGGCCAAGACATTGCTTGAGACCTTTCGTTACCCGCGCCTCGGTCCCGGTATGATGTGGGACGCTGCGCGCGACAAGATTATCGCGGCTGGCGGTACGATCGTGATGGGGCACGGGCTTGAGCAGCTCGCCAGTGATGGCAATGGCGGGTGGCGCATGAGCGCGACCAGCAAGGATGGCGGCAAGATTGTGATCAAAGCCAAAGACGCAATCAGTTCCGCGCCGATGCGCGAACTGGCGGCTCGGTTGCACCCTCTACCTGACACGACGCTCAATGCATCGAACCTCAAATATCGCGACTTCCTGACGGTAGCTCTGAAAATCAAATCGGAGGACCTTTTCCCCGACAACTGGATCTATATCCATGATGACAAGGTGCAGGTTGGCCGCGTGCAGAACTTCCGCAGCTGGTCGCCCGAGATGGTCCCTGACGAGGACGTGGCCTGTGTTGGGCTCGAATATTTCTGCTTTGAAGGCGACGGTTTGTGGGCATCGGATGATGATGATCTGATCGAACTCGCCAAACAAGAGATGGAAATACTCGGTCTGTGTGATCCGAAAGACGTGGTTGGTGGCGCGGTCGTGCGTCAGGAAAAAGCCTACCCGGTCTATGACGAAGATTATGCGGCAAATGTCGAAGCGATGCGCGCCGAATTGGAAGAGAAATTCCCGACGCTGCACCTGGTCGGCCGCAACGGCATGCACCGCTACAACAATCAGGATCACGCGATGATGACCGCTATGCTGACGACTGAGAACATCGTCGCGGGCAAGCGCCTGTATGACACATGGTGCGTCAACGAAGATGCTGAATATCACGAGGCGGGTGACGAGGGAGCCGAGAAGGCGATCCCAGCGCGCGAAACATCGGACGATACTGACAGCAAGGGAATAACCGAGGATCAGGCCGCCGCGCTGAATTCGCTGCGCGGTGTGCCCGAACGGATCAAGCCCGACAATGCGGCCGGGGACCAGGGTCGAAAAGTCGCTTGA
- a CDS encoding GtrA family protein, whose translation MTALLLKMRDIRLLRYLLASVGALAVDVGCFLLLLSASIAAAPAAAIGYSLGILAHWVLSSRTVFTDTVAEKGHQRTKQKVLFVISALAGLALTTTIVGAADLYAIDPRPAKLVAIAASFTLTWLLRSRVVFRAAS comes from the coding sequence GTGACTGCTCTATTGCTGAAAATGCGCGATATCCGTTTGCTACGCTATTTGCTGGCAAGCGTTGGCGCGTTGGCAGTGGATGTCGGCTGCTTCTTGCTGCTGCTGTCCGCTTCAATAGCCGCCGCGCCCGCAGCTGCCATCGGGTACAGTTTGGGCATATTGGCCCATTGGGTCCTCTCAAGCCGCACGGTCTTCACAGATACCGTTGCGGAAAAAGGTCACCAGCGGACCAAACAAAAGGTACTTTTTGTGATTTCTGCGCTGGCCGGTCTGGCGCTCACCACGACAATTGTTGGTGCCGCCGATCTCTATGCAATCGACCCGCGCCCGGCCAAGCTGGTTGCTATTGCCGCAAGCTTCACTCTGACGTGGCTTCTTAGAAGCCGCGTAGTGTTCCGCGCAGCATCGTGA
- a CDS encoding amidohydrolase, with translation MSNTPASAEAAETPYASTYTPYPGAPTALVGATIYDGAGGRIDGGTVLFADGKIVGVGGSELAIPSGYTRIDGTGKFVTPGIIDIHSHLGNYPSPSVQAHSDGNEATSPTTPDVWAEHSVWPQDPGFSRAMANGGITALQILPGSANLMGGRTATLKNVPSRTVQGMKFPGAPYGMKMACGENPKRVYGGRGRMPSTRMGNFAVNRQTWLDAKEYAEGDRDKRNLAKETLAGVLDGDILIHNHCYRADEMALVLDMGKEFGYKVSAFHHAVEAYKIGDLLKEAGTCSAIWADWYGFKMESYDGIPENAALLQNADACVVIHSDDENGIQRLNQEASKAQAAGKRMGIDIPDATVISWLTLNAAKAMGIDDMTGSLESGKMADVVLWNGDPLSVYSRPEKVWIDGAMLYDANDPKRRPVSDFELGQPGEGDVK, from the coding sequence GTGTCCAATACGCCCGCGTCGGCGGAAGCAGCCGAGACACCCTACGCCTCGACGTACACTCCCTATCCGGGCGCGCCGACAGCATTGGTCGGCGCAACGATTTACGATGGCGCTGGCGGCCGGATTGATGGCGGCACCGTGCTGTTCGCGGACGGCAAGATTGTCGGGGTTGGTGGTAGCGAGCTGGCCATCCCATCGGGCTACACGCGGATCGATGGCACCGGAAAATTCGTGACGCCCGGCATTATCGATATTCATAGCCATCTGGGCAATTATCCCAGCCCGTCAGTCCAAGCGCATTCGGACGGTAATGAGGCAACCAGCCCGACCACCCCTGATGTCTGGGCCGAACATTCGGTCTGGCCGCAAGACCCTGGCTTCAGCCGCGCGATGGCAAATGGCGGAATCACAGCGCTACAAATCCTGCCGGGTTCGGCCAACCTGATGGGTGGGCGCACAGCGACCCTGAAAAACGTGCCCAGCAGGACCGTGCAAGGCATGAAGTTTCCTGGTGCGCCCTACGGAATGAAAATGGCCTGCGGGGAGAACCCCAAGCGCGTATATGGCGGCCGAGGCCGGATGCCATCGACCCGAATGGGCAACTTCGCGGTCAACCGCCAGACATGGCTTGATGCCAAAGAATATGCCGAAGGCGATCGGGACAAGCGTAACCTCGCCAAGGAAACTCTCGCGGGCGTGCTTGATGGAGATATCCTGATTCACAACCACTGTTACCGCGCCGACGAAATGGCTCTCGTGCTCGATATGGGCAAAGAGTTCGGCTATAAAGTCAGCGCGTTCCACCATGCGGTTGAGGCTTACAAAATTGGCGATCTGCTGAAAGAGGCAGGGACTTGCTCTGCCATCTGGGCTGACTGGTACGGCTTCAAAATGGAAAGCTATGACGGCATCCCGGAAAACGCCGCATTGCTGCAGAATGCCGATGCCTGTGTCGTCATCCATTCGGACGACGAGAACGGCATCCAGCGGCTCAACCAAGAAGCCTCCAAGGCGCAAGCTGCGGGCAAGCGCATGGGGATCGATATTCCCGATGCGACGGTTATTTCTTGGCTCACTCTGAACGCTGCGAAAGCGATGGGCATCGACGATATGACGGGTAGTTTGGAAAGCGGTAAAATGGCAGACGTCGTACTGTGGAACGGCGATCCGTTGAGTGTGTATTCGCGGCCGGAGAAAGTCTGGATCGATGGCGCGATGCTTTATGATGCGAATGATCCCAAGCGCAGGCCAGTGAGCGATTTCGAGCTCGGCCAGCCCGGTGAAGGAGATGTGAAATGA
- a CDS encoding peptide MFS transporter encodes MHEFIFTFDSLFELWAFWIAVVALAAFLLGGTYIVTRPQSEFAGHPKGLFLLFLAEMWERFSYYGMRALLIFYLVQHWAFSDGDASIIYGAYTALVYITPVVGGYLADRYLGQRKAVLFGAVLLTFGHFFMAFEGTGGQDDPTINVFWAALALIIVGSGFLKANISVIVGQLYSRTDIRRDPAYTIFYMGINVGAATASIICGFLGQTYGWEYGFGLAGVGMLIGLVFFVLGKPLLLGKGEPKDPAKLTGGKEWGIYGAGLAMVALCWAAIQYQELVGYVLGAFGGGLVLYVLFTAVTKLVPEERDRIFAAMFLILTSIVFWALFEQAGSSLNLFTDRYVDTAGVNASMFQSINAIYIVLLAPVFAMMWQSLARSGKEPSTPMKFGLAIVQVGLGFLVLVWGSEGAGAGVPTPVIFIFLIYLLHTTGELCLSPVGLSAMNRLAPAHMASLIMGTWFFASALGNFAAGLIARATGGEGVGEEAGKQVVLDVYWTVGLYAVGIGVAAMVVSPLIKKLMHLDTLKDDTLEGAAEAGLEAQGGGVHPATKS; translated from the coding sequence ATGCATGAGTTTATTTTCACGTTCGATTCGCTGTTCGAGCTGTGGGCTTTCTGGATCGCAGTTGTCGCGCTGGCAGCCTTTCTCTTAGGCGGCACGTATATCGTGACCCGGCCTCAATCCGAATTTGCGGGTCATCCAAAGGGGCTGTTCTTGCTGTTCCTTGCCGAGATGTGGGAGCGCTTCTCCTATTACGGCATGCGGGCACTGCTGATTTTCTATCTCGTGCAGCATTGGGCCTTCTCGGACGGCGATGCCTCGATCATTTACGGCGCCTACACTGCGCTGGTATACATTACTCCCGTTGTCGGCGGATATCTGGCTGATCGTTATCTGGGGCAGCGCAAAGCCGTTCTGTTTGGTGCCGTCCTACTTACCTTTGGCCACTTCTTCATGGCGTTTGAAGGTACCGGTGGCCAGGATGATCCGACCATCAACGTATTCTGGGCGGCGCTCGCACTTATTATCGTAGGTTCGGGCTTCCTAAAAGCCAATATCTCGGTCATTGTTGGTCAGCTTTATTCGCGCACCGATATCCGCCGCGACCCCGCTTACACCATCTTCTACATGGGCATTAACGTCGGTGCGGCAACAGCATCGATCATCTGCGGTTTCTTGGGTCAGACTTATGGCTGGGAATACGGCTTTGGCCTCGCCGGCGTCGGCATGCTGATCGGTCTGGTCTTCTTTGTCTTGGGCAAACCATTGCTTCTCGGCAAAGGTGAGCCCAAGGATCCTGCAAAGCTCACAGGCGGCAAGGAATGGGGCATCTACGGTGCTGGCCTTGCTATGGTTGCGCTGTGCTGGGCCGCAATCCAGTATCAGGAACTTGTCGGATATGTTTTGGGCGCCTTCGGTGGCGGTCTCGTCTTGTATGTCTTGTTCACCGCAGTCACCAAGCTCGTCCCAGAGGAACGCGACCGAATCTTTGCAGCGATGTTCCTGATCCTGACTTCGATCGTATTCTGGGCCTTGTTTGAACAGGCAGGCTCATCCCTTAACCTATTCACAGATCGCTATGTCGATACTGCAGGCGTGAACGCATCAATGTTCCAGTCCATCAACGCGATCTACATCGTGCTGCTTGCACCGGTGTTCGCGATGATGTGGCAGAGCCTTGCGCGCAGTGGCAAAGAGCCATCTACGCCGATGAAATTCGGTTTAGCGATTGTGCAGGTGGGCCTAGGCTTCTTGGTCCTCGTCTGGGGTTCCGAAGGTGCAGGCGCAGGTGTTCCAACGCCGGTGATTTTCATTTTCTTGATCTATCTGCTGCACACGACCGGCGAATTGTGCCTAAGCCCAGTTGGCCTGAGCGCTATGAACCGCTTGGCGCCTGCTCATATGGCGTCGCTCATAATGGGTACATGGTTCTTCGCATCCGCGCTGGGTAACTTTGCCGCAGGATTGATTGCTCGGGCGACCGGCGGCGAAGGTGTCGGCGAAGAAGCCGGCAAACAGGTCGTCCTAGATGTGTATTGGACGGTTGGCCTTTACGCGGTCGGCATCGGTGTTGCAGCGATGGTGGTCAGCCCACTGATCAAGAAGCTTATGCACCTTGATACGCTGAAGGATGATACGCTTGAGGGTGCAGCCGAAGCTGGACTTGAAGCGCAAGGCGGCGGCGTTCACCCTGCGACAAAGAGCTGA
- a CDS encoding GntR family transcriptional regulator, which yields MTQQSRPVYLKLRDQIAAAIIEGDYAEGAMLPSVRAFAAEQGANPLTVAKAYQQFQTDGLVEVQRGVGMYVVSGAAERLRTTERDQFVSEEWPEIRARMERLGIKPAELLETA from the coding sequence ATGACCCAACAATCCCGCCCCGTCTATTTGAAGCTGCGCGATCAAATCGCAGCGGCGATTATCGAGGGTGATTATGCAGAGGGTGCAATGCTGCCATCGGTCCGCGCCTTCGCGGCCGAGCAGGGCGCAAATCCGCTGACAGTCGCAAAGGCGTATCAGCAGTTCCAGACCGACGGGTTAGTCGAGGTGCAGCGCGGGGTTGGTATGTATGTGGTCAGCGGCGCAGCAGAGAGGCTGCGTACGACCGAACGCGATCAGTTTGTTTCCGAAGAATGGCCTGAAATCCGCGCGAGGATGGAGCGATTGGGCATCAAGCCAGCGGAATTGTTGGAAACTGCCTAG